From one Rosa rugosa chromosome 4, drRosRugo1.1, whole genome shotgun sequence genomic stretch:
- the LOC133744189 gene encoding uncharacterized protein LOC133744189: MELLKSLGIGSTQLVKYSFRFPRLYLHKQETILEFVERVDKMGFDRNSGMFISAIGILSSMRVETWEMKVKLFRSLGISEKDVFAMFRRSPHVFGISERKLKEVVDLLVSAGKFDIPFVINNPELLMYSVERRLKPRLKVLEILEKNNLLDEKPKLTTFCKYSEQKFAERYILPYANELGKHMSYEC, from the coding sequence ATGGAGTTGTTAAAGAGTTTGGGTATAGGTTCCACGCAGCTTGTTAAGTATTCGTTTCGATTTCCTAGATTGTATTTGCATAAGCAGGAGACCATTTTGGAATTTGTTGAAAGGGTTGATAAAATGGGGTTTGATAGGAATTCCGGGATGTTCATATCAGCTATTGGGATCCTTAGTTCTATGAGGGTGGAGACCTGGGAAATGAAGGTGAAGCTTTTCCGGAGTTTGGGGATTTCGGAAAAGGATGTCTTTGCTATGTTTAGGAGGTCGCCCCATGTGTTTGGTATATCTGAGAGGAAACTTAAGGAGGTAGTAGACCTGCTGGTCAGTGCTGGGAAGTTTGACATCCCGTTTGTGATTAATAATCCGGAGTTGCTTATGTATAGTGTTGAGCGCAGGCTGAAACCAAGGCTAAAAGTTTTGGAGATTTTGGAAAAGAACAATTTACTTGATGAAAAACCTAAGTTGACCACATTCTGCAAGTACTCCGAGCAGAAGTTTGCTGAAAGATATATTCTTCCTTATGCAAATGAACTTGGGAAACATATGAGTTATGAATGCTGA
- the LOC133743289 gene encoding F-box protein AUF2: MEMDGFDRLPDPVILQIFDLVSDTKTLIRCLAVSKRFNSLVPHTDSLVLTVDRVISSDSDSDSDDDVSNLLASAFRYILKSLHSLVSPKPNNKNNNPNRTRIPNCPAQILRCFHRVKRLTIDLPSGDLRLEKGTVLKWRAEFGKTLRTCVILGFRSVGETPSPVTAGAEPDFAGGLKVRVVWTISALIAASARHYLLKEVVREQSGLECLVLRDREAEGTVVMEKEGLRECREEGEEFADEEEEGLDRCRTRVPSVRMRMRHVPRLELKGGLWVEGATLVVVRPSLGGGGGDMAVEDGELALRAFGNGLYGEVAQKLLKARSYLLEMNSF; the protein is encoded by the coding sequence ATGGAAATGGACGGCTTCGATCGACTGCCGGACCCGGTGATCCTCCAGATCTTCGACCTGGTCTCGGACACCAAGACCCTCATTCGCTGCCTCGCCGTTTCGAAACGCTTCAACTCCCTCGTCCCTCACACCGACTCCCTAGTCCTCACCGTCGACCGCGTCATCTCCTCCGACTCCGACTCCGACTCAGACGACGACGTTTCCAACCTCCTCGCCTCCGCCTTCCGCTACATCCTCAAGTCTCTCCACAGCCTCGTCTCCCCCAAgcccaacaacaaaaacaacaacCCGAACCGGACCCGGATCCCCAACTGCCCCGCCCAGATCCTCCGCTGCTTCCACCGCGTCAAGCGCCTCACGATCGACCTCCCCTCCGGCGACCTCCGCCTCGAGAAGGGGACCGTTCTCAAGTGGAGAGCCGAGTTCGGGAAAACCCTCCGGACCTGCGTCATCCTGGGGTTCCGATCCGTCGGGGAGACTCCGTCGCCGGTGACGGCCGGAGCTGAGCCCGACTTCGCCGGCGGGCTGAAGGTGCGGGTGGTGTGGACGATCAGTGCTCTGATCGCGGCGTCGGCGAGGCACTATTTGCTGAAGGAGGTGGTGAGGGAGCAGAGCGGGCTCGAATGTCTGGTTCTGAGGGACAGAGAGGCGGAGGGGACGGTGGTGATGGAGAAGGAGGGGTTGAGGGAGTGTAGAGAAGAAGGTGAGGAGTTTgctgatgaggaggaggaggggttGGATAGGTGCAGGACTAGAGTGCCTAGtgtgaggatgaggatgaggcaTGTGCCGAGATTGGAGCTCAAAGGCGGGCTTTGGGTCGAGGGTGCGACGCTCGTGGTGGTCCGGCCCAGTTTGGGAGGCGGCGGTGGCGACATGGCGGTGGAGGATGGGGAATTGGCGTTGAGGGCATTTGGGAATGGTTTGTATGGGGAGGTTGCGCAGAAGCTGCTCAAGGCCAGAAGCTATTTGCTGGAAATGAACTCATTCTGA